Proteins from a single region of Eremothecium gossypii ATCC 10895 chromosome VI, complete sequence:
- a CDS encoding PDPK1 family serine/threonine-protein kinase (Syntenic homolog of Saccharomyces cerevisiae YOL100W (PKH2) and YDR490C (PKH1)) — protein MSFEGEKPLIPGDGEKLGRVHALQWRYEGFAGAESVPNLSLESGAHGVPQAHGAGHSYGERLFRPEIGRALTDAAHFIKMSAGGGGGRNNSDSEDSDSVDGLSAGPGAVGRSDCYSVLSGEDAEEDDAYSLESEHMVEGGKAPVEGPMPMQYTSLSVAEAYRRRQEEWAERGAAKLMKDVRDPQTGQITRQLIKKGIKDFKFGEALGDGSYSTVVLATCIESGKKYAAKILNKEYLIKQKKVKYVNIEKNTLQRLNSSRVPGVIKLYFTFQDEANLYFLLEYAPNGDFLSVMKRFGTLSEECTKYYGAQILDAIHHLHKQGIIHRDVKPENILLDKTMKIKLTDFGTAKLIGREDENKPYDLNTRSKSFVGTAEYVSPELLNDNYVDSRCDIWAFGCILFQMVAGKPPFKATNEYLTFQKVMRVQYAFTAGFPMILRDLIKQLLVKKPEQRLTILQIEKHHFFNDINFRNGSVWSNPAPQIAPYKVTAKAMQSVPVKSTKSQLYGDSSRKQSISKPSSSSSSVPSSQRQTQTAPGTSSSVAEPVKLSAPTSKLDSQTARILEHARNEIRERKNMRGTSASAAAAALYGRRPSNSSVWNGNHSPPSASVKTPHSAPAHTAQSSSSHGSPTSTANSGQKSSTQMSKADILWSFYLLKLDERIIKTGDVQITTIKNIDLEGQLTKLNGLLVQPLKNNSKPSFLTNVVRNGKSTNGQTNSDRKLQSMNEQDYYVESEIAWDNVKDERRDRVTVESGDDSGTMFNRLRRFFGSRSDDSFDGFRENTRPLHRTMVLTSYGRCLIFTKMIKPSPVTDLPYEIQYELNLCKEGVSIKEIVTDGNETGLFVIQTPFRSFIFKCGMSDVDQWTAALQKSIRLNNERLALEGKDEGPSEVANLAARMSVGRQASTPKTPNNPIMRSPSKQQHASTTPVKNRAGTQHVTPNNKTISAPGTPALKPNGEGKHERLFESFINRKNTEKQPVQPVPQSSTLVHGLPLSSPRVRVVTPRSSVSASSPHSTRHKSVSSRMFTRTDRSLRR, from the coding sequence ATGTCTTTTGAGGGAGAAAAACCGTTGATTCCCGGAGATGGCGAGAAGCTGGGGCGAGTTCATGCGCTTCAGTGGCGGTATGAGGGTTTTGCTGGGGCCGAGTCCGTACCCAATCTGAGTCTGGAGTCTGGAGCACATGGAGTACCGCAAGCACACGGTGCAGGCCACTCGTACGGAGAGCGGTTATTCAGGCCCGAGATAGGGCGGGCTCTGACTGACGCTGCGCACTTCATCAAGATGAGCGCTGGGGGCGGTGGCGGGCGGAATAATAGCGATAGTGAGGATAGTGATAGCGTCGATGGACTCAGCGCGGGGCCGGGAGCCGTGGGACGCTCTGACTGTTACAGCGTCCTTAGCGGAGAAGACGCAGAGGAGGATGACGCGTATAGCCTGGAGTCGGAGCACATGGTCGAGGGGGGCAAAGCGCCGGTTGAAGGGCCAATGCCAATGCAGTACACGTCACTCTCTGTCGCGGAGGCGTACCGGAGACGTCAGGAAGAGTGGGCCGAACGGGGAGCAGCGAAGCTTATGAAGGATGTGCGTGATCCACAGACAGGACAAATAACGCGGCAACTTATTAAGAAGGGTATTAAGGACTTCAAGTTTGGAGAGGCGCTTGGGGATGGCTCCTATTCAACGGTTGTGCTGGCAACCTGTATAGAGAGTGGAAAGAAATATGCCGCCAAGATATTAAACAAGGAGTACTTGATTAAGCAAAAGAAAGTGAAATATGTTAATATTGAGAAGAACACGTTGCAGCGGTTAAATAGCAGTCGCGTGCCGGGAGTTATCAAGCTTTATTTTACTTTCCAGGATGAAGCCAATTTGTACTTCCTTCTAGAATATGCCCCCAATGGCGACTTTTTATCGGTCATGAAGAGGTTTGGCACTCTTAGTGAAGAATGTACAAAGTATTATGGGGCCCAAATATTGGATGCCATTCACCACTTACACAAGCAAGGAATCATCCATAGGGATGTCAAGCCGGAAAATATTTTACTAGATAAGACAATGAAGATCAAATTGACAGACTTCGGTACCGCAAAGCTCATCGGCAGGGAGGACGAAAACAAGCCTTATGATCTCAATACTCGTTCGAAGTCATTCGTTGGTACAGCAGAGTATGTGTCTCCAGAGCTATTGAATGATAACTATGTCGATAGCAGATGTGATATCTGGGCATTCGGCTGTATTCTCTTTCAAATGGTAGCCGGTAAACCTCCTTTTAAAGCGACGAACGAATATTTGACTTTTCAAAAGGTGATGCGCGTTCAGTATGCATTTACAGCAGGCTTTCCAATGATCCTTCGAGATTTAATCAAACAACTTCTCGTCAAAAAGCCTGAGCAAAGACTAACCATTCTCCAGATTGAGAAGCATCATTTCTTTAACGATATTAACTTCCGCAATGGCAGCGTGTGGTCAAACCCAGCGCCGCAGATTGCACCCTATAAAGTTACAGCCAAAGCCATGCAATCAGTCCCTGTAAAAAGCACCAAGTCTCAGTTATATGGAGATTCCAGCAGGAAACAAAGTATTAGCAAACCATCTTCGTCCTCTAGCTCTGTTCCATCTTCGCAACGCCAAACTCAAACAGCACCAGGGACCTCGTCAAGTGTTGCGGAACCTGTTAAGCTAAGCGCTCCCACTAGCAAATTGGATTCTCAGACGGCCAGGATATTAGAGCATGCAAGAAATGAAATAAGAGAAAGGAAAAACATGCGGGGTACAAGTGCttctgccgcagctgctgccctATATGGGAGAAGACCTTCAAATAGCAGCGTCTGGAATGGGAACCACTCGCCTCCTTCGGCATCTGTGAAAACCCCACATAGTGCACCGGCGCACACTGCGCAATCATCTTCATCTCATGGGTCGCCGACGTCCACAGCAAATTCTGGTCAGAAATCATCCACACAGATGTCCAAAGCCGATATCCTATGGTCTTTTTACCTATTGAAATTAGATGAGCGCATTATCAAGACAGGTGATGTCCAAATTACAACGATAAAGAACATCGATCTGGAAGGGCAATTAACTAAGCTCAATGGGTTACTGGTTCAGCCTTTAAAGAATAATTCAAAGCCTAGCTTTTTAACAAATGTCGTTCGGAATGGGAAGAGCACTAACGGACAAACAAATTCTGATAGAAAACTTCAGTCTATGAACGAACAAGATTATTATGTAGAATCGGAAATTGCATGGGATAATGTGAAGGATGAGAGGCGGGATAGAGTTACCGTTGAAAGCGGTGATGATAGCGGGACGATGTTTAACAGGCTACGCAGATTTTTTGGATCGCGGTCTGACGATAGCTTTGATGGTTTTCGTGAAAATACACGCCCTCTACATAGGACCATGGTGTTGACTAGTTACGGTAGGTGTCTCATCTTTACCAAAATGATTAAACCATCACCAGTTACAGATCTTCCTTACGAAATACAGTACGAGCTCAATCTATGCAAGGAAGGTGTTTCGATTAAGGAAATAGTGACTGACGGTAATGAAACTGGTCTTTTTGTAATTCAGACCCCCTTCAGATCGTTTATCTTTAAATGTGGTATGTCTGATGTTGATCAGTGGACTGCTGCTCTACAAAAAAGCATCAGACTAAACAATGAGAGGTTGGCCCTGGAAGGCAAGGACGAGGGTCCAAGTGAAGTGGCAAATTTAGCTGCCCGTATGAGCGTTGGTCGTCAAGCATCCACACCGAAAACCCCTAACAATCCGATAATGAGATCCCCGTCAAAACAGCAGCATGCCTCCACAACTCCAGTCAAGAATCGAGCAGGAACCCAACATGTTACACCAAATAATAAAACGATTTCTGCTCCAGGTACGCCAGCTCTGAAACCTAACGGCGAAGGGAAACATGAGAGACTATTTGAGTCTTTCATCAATAGGAAAAACACCGAGAAGCAACCAGTACAGCCTGTTCCACAGTCGTCGACACTAGTGCATGGTCTACCTCTCTCTTCCCCCCGCGTTCGTGTAGTTACACCGAGAAGTTCAGTAAGCGCGTCATCTCCTCATTCTACAAGGCACAAATCAGTGTCATCTAGGATGTTCACGAGAACTGACCGTTCCCTGCGTCGGTAA
- a CDS encoding AFR336Wp (NOHBY637; No homolog in Saccharomyces cerevisiae; Syntenic homolog of Kluyveromyces lactis KLLA0C12463g) has translation MSNVNCYFQSEIQTMVDMQRFKKQYQKWNPRTRMDNGLTTAMYSKCPKDRWSHDTCQIDSLFELMDIKCDDQALFQGISPCTADTPQAEYECAPPPGRGHLVEPQFPTEDRSSRKLRRLWHRFRKGSAKDAGVPFEPVSDVPDGEPQLISGYKAPADQAASPTHYSSQKTYRYYRSLHYRNRFKGDLKTTT, from the coding sequence ATGTCCAATGTGAACTGCTATTTCCAGTCTGAAATCCAGACGATGGTCGACATGCAGCGGTTTAAGAAGCAGTACCAAAAGTGGAACCCGAGGACGCGTATGGACAACGGGCTCACGACCGCGATGTACTCCAAGTGCCCGAAGGACCGCTGGAGCCATGACACATGCCAGATTGACTCCCTCTTCGAGCTCATGGACATCAAGTGCGATGACCAGGCCTTGTTCCAGGGGATCTCGCCCTGCACGGCGGACACGCCTCAGGCAGAGTACGAGTGCGCCCCACCTCCTGGCCGCGGTCACTTGGTGGAGCCGCAGTTCCCAACGGAGGATCGTAGCAGCCGCAAGCTTCGCCGCCTCTGGCACCGCTTCCGCAAGGGCTCTGCAAAGGACGCCGGCGTGCCCTTTGAACCCGTATCTGACGTGCCGGACGGGGAACCCCAGCTTATCTCGGGTTACAAGGCGCCGGCCGACCAGGCCGCGTCCCCCACCCACTACTCTTCCCAGAAGACATACCGTTATTATCGCTCCTTGCATTACAGAAATAGATTTAAAGGCGATCTTAAAACAACAACTTGA
- the IZH1 gene encoding PAQR-type receptor (Syntenic homolog of Saccharomyces cerevisiae YDR492W (IZH1) and YOL101C (IZH4)): protein MSEERGMKEQTISEMAQEMAHTTSEGLKKRIRKLYTFDELPAWQKDNELILSGYVRETNSVKECLRAMTYFNNESINIYTHLIPGVAYLVLFLIFADLVLAQLLPGLDAGEHRMLRFYLLGAFTCLACSSCFHCLKQHSEPHSRLWSKVDYLGILAQITCSTISLLYYGYHSYPSHFVFFSTLTVALCSACAVLVLNDSFNTVAFRPLRAFLFMAFGLSGVIPVLAGSYQFGFAEWAARIQLKYVLYEAVFYITGALVYGFRIPERFAPGKFDMVGHSHQIFHLLVVLGTLCHFRAVTGSYIFICTGKHYSSLLMFI, encoded by the coding sequence ATGTCTGAGGAGCGGGGCATGAAGGAGCAAACTATTTCGGAGATGGCTCAGGAGATGGCCCACACCACTAGCGAAGGCCTCAAAAAGCGCATTCGTAAGCTTTATACTTTCGATGAGCTTCCCGCTTGGCAGAAGGACAACGAGCTCATTCTCAGTGGGTACGTGCGCGAGACGAACTCGGTGAAGGAGTGTCTCCGCGCAATGACCTACTTCAACAACGAGTCTATCAACATATATACCCACCTTATCCCAGGTGTTGCATACCTAGTACTCTTTTTGATTTTCGCGGACTTGGTCTTGGCCCAGCTACTGCCGGGGTTGGACGCCGGCGAGCACCGGATGCTTCGGTTCTACTTGTTGGGGGCGTTCACGTGCCTGGCGTGCAGCTCGTGCTTCCACTGCTTGAAACAGCACTCGGAGCCGCACAGCCGGCTCTGGTCGAAGGTCGACTACCTGGGGATCCTCGCCCAGATCACCTGCTCCACGATCTCGCTTCTATACTACGGTTACCACAGCTATCCCTCACACTTCGTGTTTTTCAGCACCCTTACTGTGGCTCTTTGCAGTGCGTGTGCAGTGCTGGTCCTGAACGATAGCTTCAACACGGTAGCGTTCCGGCCTCTACGAGCATTTCTCTTTATGGCATTCGGATTGAGCGGCGTTATTCCCGTTCTTGCCGGAAGCTACCAGTTTGGGTTTGCTGAGTGGGCTGCTCGCATCCAGCTGAAGTACGTCTTGTATGAGGCAGTGTTCTACATTACAGGAGCTCTCGTGTACGGATTCAGAATACCGGAGCGCTTTGCGCCGGGGAAGTTCGATATGGTAGGCCACTCGCACCAAATATTCCATCTCTTGGTTGTCTTGGGGACGCTATGCCACTTTAGAGCTGTTACCGGATCGTACATCTTTATCTGCACAGGAAAGCACTATTCAAGCTTGCTAATGTTTATATAG
- the MZM1 gene encoding Mzm1p (Syntenic homolog of Saccharomyces cerevisiae YDR493W (MZM1)) gives MSTSSRALAAYRNALRATKVAFGEDVRMLVAARKAMRHGMLAPDASLPVEDQITHMNDIATFLRRNLVQGKKVSGKDDVYQLRIHEETELGDNATIKETKTTLASQGGGCCGGGKDLYK, from the coding sequence ATGAGTACCTCTTCTAGGGCTTTGGCCGCTTACCGTAACGCCCTTCGTGCAACGAAGGTCGCCTTTGGCGAGGATGTGCGCATGTTGGTGGCTGCTAGGAAGGCGATGAGACATGGAATGCTGGCTCCCGACGCCTCGTTGCCGGTCGAAGACCAGATAACACATATGAACGATATTGCGACCTTCCTCAGGCGTAACCTCGTCCAAGGCAAAAAGGTATCAGGCAAAGACGATGTATACCAGCTACGGATACACGAGGAGACCGAACTCGGAGATAACGCCACCATCAAGGAGACCAAGACGACTCTAGCCAGCCAGGGCGGAGGCTGTTGCGGCGGTGGGAAAGACCTCTACAAATGA
- the TPT1 gene encoding tRNA 2'-phosphotransferase (Syntenic homolog of Saccharomyces cerevisiae YOL102C (TPT1)) → MPAPDPARRDVLISKSLSYLLRHGALKEQLPIDSDGYVPVSAVLAHNRLKSHRCSFSDLQRIVENNEKKRFHMRPGPDGQEYICATQGHTIEQVLPSADVLTQLIDPGELPAQLIHGTNLRNAVLILDSGCIKRMQRNHVHLSHGVTGKDCVISGMRLSSTVHIYLNTEGILDHLRLYKSRNDVYLTPSDIPVSMFKKVVVRTSRNTKADDVTTLTQRLEQLDVPFEISD, encoded by the coding sequence ATGCCTGCACCAGACCCCGCAAGAAGAGATGTCCTTATCAGCAAATCACTCTCGTACTTGCTGCGGCATGGCGCGTTGAAGGAACAGCTGCCCATTGACTCAGACGGATACGTGCCTGTCAGCGCAGTGCTGGCGCACAACCGCCTCAAGTCACATCGGTGTTCGTTCTCGGACCTCCAACGCATCGTCGAAAACAACGAGAAGAAGCGCTTTCACATGCGTCCAGGGCCGGACGGCCAGGAATATATATGTGCGACCCAGGGCCACACCATTGAGCAGGTGCTTCCCTCTGCGGACGTCCTGACCCAGTTGATCGATCCCGGTGAGCTCCCTGCGCAGCTCATCCACGGGACTAATCTGCGCAACGCCGTGCTTATTCTCGACTCCGGGTGCATCAAGCGAATGCAGCGGAATCATGTCCACCTGTCGCATGGCGTTACTGGCAAGGACTGCGTGATCAGCGGTATGCGGCTTAGTAGCACAGTGCACATATACTTGAACACAGAGGGCATCCTGGATCATTTGCGATTATACAAGTCTCGAAATGACGTCTACCTCACACCCTCGGATATTCCAGTGTCTATGTTCAAGAAGGTGGTGGTTCGAACAAGCAGAAACACCAAAGCTGACGATGTTACGACGCTAACCCAGAGACTAGAGCAGCTAGATGTGCCCTTCGAAATCAGCGACTGA
- the RSM28 gene encoding mitochondrial 37S ribosomal protein mS46 RSM28 (Syntenic homolog of Saccharomyces cerevisiae YDR494W (RSM28)), giving the protein MLGAKFSYVAKRFSSTGPVSPDFLMGLLKRVQTVEQRIAENQHKTAMNQKNRSAAKSKYAGAKTGNRPFDNRKGRPAARSGAKTPSQGTKPQATSKKARQFTGGSYGDAVNGFSPGKVGAVKAMPEKKLSKLHKRTSSVRAVEQVTLARVETSKYYPEEPTPLSLARYAPGSGTNPATRAKSFLVNTLRQDCYPIGPFRFHNDPAPSEAGGVRIMRYRLVPSTNGAVQLLLEPRNNNVTVLPDAEELRSAILGEYKPVDIQALGMPKKPLLKGKAMQTHLEHVKLAVEGSNLPTEYKTLLYELGTGMKSVSEASRPA; this is encoded by the coding sequence ATGTTGGGGGCCAAATTCTCATATGTTGCTAAACGCTTTAGTAGCACTGGGCCTGTCTCGCCGGATTTCTTGATGGGCCTTTTGAAACGGGTTCAGACGGTGGAGCAACGTATAGCAGAAAACCAGCACAAGACCGCGATGAATCAGAAGAACAGAAGCGCCGCCAAGTCGAAATATGCTGGAGCCAAGACTGGTAACCGACCATTTGATAACAGAAAGGGACGCCCAGCGGCGCGGAGCGGCGCTAAGACCCCATCCCAAGGCACGAAGCCTCAGGCCACCTCGAAGAAGGCTCGCCAATTCACGGGAGGAAGCTATGGGGATGCAGTTAACGGTTTCTCGCCCGGCAAAGTGGGTGCCGTAAAAGCTATGCCTGAAAAGAAGCTTTCAAAGTTGCACAAGCGGACCAGCTCTGTCCGTGCTGTAGAGCAGGTGACTCTTGCGAGGGTTGAAACATCGAAATACTACCCTGAGGAGCCAACCCCTCTTTCATTGGCTCGTTACGCTCCAGGGAGTGGCACAAACCCAGCAACTAGGGCAAAGTCTTTCCTGGTGAATACTCTGCGGCAGGACTGCTACCCAATTGGGCCATTCCGGTTCCACAATGATCCAGCCCCAAGCGAAGCTGGCGGTGTTCGGATCATGCGGTACCGGTTAGTTCCAAGCACCAATGGCGCAGTGCAACTTCTTCTAGAACCTCGCAACAACAACGTCACAGTTCTGCCAGACGCTGAGGAGCTCAGATCTGCAATTCTAGGAGAGTACAAACCTGTGGATATCCAAGCTCTCGGCATGCCGAAGAAGCCTTTACTCAAGGGAAAAGCTATGCAAACCCACTTGGAGCATGTTAAACTTGCAGTGGAAGGCTCCAACCTGCCCACAGAGTACAAGACCTTACTTTACGAACTCGGCACCGGGATGAAGTCCGTTTCTGAGGCATCAAGACCCGCCTAA
- the VPS3 gene encoding CORVET complex subunit VPS3 (Syntenic homolog of Saccharomyces cerevisiae YDR495C (VPS3)), with translation MRPSICTRVILLGMKNSNEPGHNDEGSKKGADVLPGDDHVKDQEAPQHNNTPAMTLLHTGSGPYCAYPLIKSVPSDLEYTCFTAYDKNIYLGTRTGELLHYFELEPLNYMLISQTTFDPGSNAPIEKMKVLPGIERALILSQNQLKLYLLPEFAPVPYTQPMDGVTDFAVASNLSTPKRYPIYVSSDDRIYLVQVTSQMMTKAMMLDFQSVKRLFTRGNSLVVATNKEYQLFNLKTSVTTPLFYVNESDSPVEPIIRPFTNTEFLMSCSSREADAAMALIVNEKGDLTRGTIAFERYPHDLQVNFPFVFTNMGDRGIYVYKVEADSHVPIVQKIKHGSSELRLDISPTPYEIVKSDQRELVIEKLRLMPLYAAKPAFRIEHERMFVERQFKESSDIVLFYSGGLYLLQEKLEFLDLDNYDENTIPIIERLLDNTKDATPFDALQRAYLQTMLLLLRLLHCDIFEQQMAAQWCDHLDQVDIRLLLYACGYNIYGDLWIYNGLLKLISEMRKIKLTHKFTDSNEIIRTISQDLKHKHHSKLNDSENVYLSFDMILLNRALENEEEVSISDYNFGSLLTIAAKLEEDRDKHWRVLLHIYEKLSDLPKRLALNKDYRSSHEFSKYLLEHANELVLDKEYKETGLLADIIMILNSPVDGKVQGSIVSNILGLLEIAHIDSKTLISSVNNSASKVVILEKLGIRDNNEANFLFSFYMEQLEAEISSKELWNDLAILTTTYSQELLYTKPPLSKYLETKLSSNTKFEEFMGLREKIISLPYDRLLAYQSISKIDIGDVLILLFFKFEELIQCTTEGKLLEIFTAVNDFMSIEKLVSEATFLQVLEFYMNVMSDNALLSYFLRRNFHRLTHTDIIIQVLSVVPDDCEFTTLSDKMISVFRNYYCQKHQQDILKALLKHELNSISTLIKTIDPSSDN, from the coding sequence ATGCGCCCCTCCATATGTACAAGAGTTATCCTTCTAGGAATGAAGAACAGTAATGAGCCGGGTCACAATGATGAGGGATCAAAGAAAGGGGCCGACGTATTACCTGGTGATGATCATGTGAAGGATCAAGAAGCTCCACAGCATAATAATACACCCGCAATGACACTGCTGCACACGGGATCAGGGCCATATTGTGCATACCCACTGATCAAATCAGTACCTTCAGACCTAGAATACACTTGTTTTACTGCCTATGACAAAAATATATACCTGGGGACTCGTACTGGTGAGTTATTGCATTACTTTGAGCTGGAACCGCTCAACTATATGCTGATATCCCAGACTACCTTTGATCCAGGATCGAATGCCCCCATTGAGAAGATGAAAGTACTGCCAGGCATAGAAAGGGCCCTAATACTTTCGCAAAACCAGCTGAAGCTGTACTTGCTGCCAGAATTTGCACCTGTACCATATACACAGCCAATGGATGGCGTGACCGATTTTGCGGTGGCTTCAAATTTAAGCACCCCAAAACGGTATCCCATCTATGTGAGCTCTGATGACCGAATATATCTGGTTCAAGTAACCAGTCAAATGATGACGAAGGCTATGATGCTGGATTTCCAGTCGGTGAAGAGGTTATTCACCAGAGGCAACTCGTTGGTAGTTGCCACCAATAAGGAATATCAACTGTTCAACTTAAAAACCAGTGTTACAACGCCTCTTTTTTACGTCAATGAGAGCGATAGCCCAGTTGAACCGATTATACGGCCCTTTACAAATACGGAATTTCTGATGAGTTGCTCTTCAAGGGAAGCTGATGCTGCAATGGCATTAATAGTGAACGAAAAAGGTGACCTAACAAGGGGCACGATAGCCTTTGAAAGGTATCCGCATGATTTACAAGTTAACTTCCCATTTGTATTCACCAATATGGGGGATAGAGGAATTTACGTTTATAAGGTAGAGGCTGATTCTCATGTTCCTATCGTCCAAAAGATAAAACATGGTAGTTCAGAACTCCGTTTGGATATATCCCCAACACCTTATGAGATTGTTAAGTCAGATCAGCGAGAATTGGTTATAGAAAAGTTGCGGCTGATGCCGTTGTATGCGGCTAAGCCAGCTTTTCGCATTGAGCATGAGAGAATGTTTGTGGAACGGCAGTTCAAGGAAAGCTCGGATATTGTATTGTTCTACTCCGGTGGTCTATACCTGCTACAAGAAAAACTGGAGTTTCTAGATCTAGATAACTACGACGAGAATACGATTCCTATCATTGAGCGTCTTTTAGATAATACTAAGGACGCCACTCCCTTCGATGCATTACAAAGGGCATATCTACAAACAATGTTGCTGCTATTAAGATTACTTCACTGTGATATTTTTGAACAACAAATGGCAGCGCAGTGGTGCGATCATCTTGACCAGGTAGACATTCGTTTACTTTTATATGCCTGTGGTTACAATATTTATGGCGATCTCTGGATATATAATGGCCTTCTGAAATTGATCAGCGAAATGCGGAAAATAAAACTCACGCATAAGTTTACCGATTCTAATGAAATCATACGCACTATCTCTCAAGATCTAAAGCATAAGCACCATAGCAAGCTAAACGATTCAGAAAATGTCTACCTATCATTTGACATGATTCTCTTGAATAGGGCGTTGGAAAATGAAGAGGAAGTATCCATAAGTGATTATAATTTCGGTAGTCTGCTGACTATTGCAGCCAAATTGGAAGAGGATAGAGATAAACACTGGCGCGTACTGCTGCATATCTATGAAAAGCTTTCAGATTTACCCAAACGCCTAGCTTTGAATAAAGATTACCGAAGTTCCCACGAATTTTCCAAATATCTGCTCGAACATGCTAATGAGCTTGTTCTAGACAAAGAGTACAAGGAAACTGGGTTACTTGCAGATATTATAATGATTCTGAATTCACCGGTAGACGGAAAAGTCCAAGGTTCCATAGTATCCAATATTTTGGGGTTATTGGAAATAGCGCATATCGATAGTAAAACTCTAATCTCCAGCGTAAATAACAGTGCGTCCAAAGTTGTCATCTTGGAGAAATTGGGTATCAGAGATAATAATGAGGCGAATTTTTTATTCTCGTTTTACATGGAACAGTTAGAGGCAGAAATATCTAGCAAAGAACTTTGGAATGATCTCGCGATATTGACAACAACATATTCACAGGAATTGCTTTATACTAAGCCGCCGCTTTCTAAATATTTAGAGACTAAGTTGAGCTCTAATACCAAATTTGAGGAATTTATGGGATTGAGAGAGAAGATAATCAGCCTTCCATATGATAGACTACTTGCATACCAGAGTATATCTAAAATTGACATTGGCGATGTTTTAATTTTATTGTTTTTTAAGTTTGAGGAGCTGATACAGTGTACCACCGAGGGAAAATTGCTAGAAATATTTACAGCTGTCAATGACTTCATGTCAATAGAAAAATTGGTTTCTGAGGCTACGTTTCTGCAGGTGCTTGAGTTTTACATGAATGTTATGTCCGACAACGCGTTGCTCTCCTACTTCTTACGCCGAAATTTCCACCGTCTCACACATACCGATATAATTATTCAGGTGCTTTCTGTGGTCCCCGATGATTGTGAATTCACAACACTTTCTGATAAAATGATCTCAGTTTTCCGGAATTATTATTGTCAAAAGCATCAACAGGACATTTTAAAGGCCCTATTAAAACACGAACTAAATAGCATTTCGACTCTCATAAAGACAATAGATCCAAGTTCGGACAACTAG